A genome region from Akkermansiaceae bacterium includes the following:
- a CDS encoding HupE/UreJ family protein, with the protein MIARTLLSAALALSGMFTASAHQVDTVELEFLRTDGTWKLEGLLDIAYMMPESRGVEGAPPMFRADVMAAPPAAHKRITDTAEATMRKLLTLSYNEREIPWEIRFPDFEKDPLELPPEEGGWALMRAEITTPALPGPGRFGAAWHDDLNSELIVIIEEGGDLKGLFPISSGMSQTLLTVEAGEGAQSSSTPSRGKQAENWIYNGFGHVIAHDFFGAISSFRVPEGLDHLLFILGLFLLAPRWKPLMGQSLLFTLAHSITLALAIFGFISLPSRVVEILIAASIAWIGIENLILRELKVSRLFLVFGFGLLHGMGFASMLRDKIGNLGGSQLALPLIGFNVGVELAQVTVLAVAFLILWPLRKWTRQIQLGGSVFVALAGIFWMFERIFA; encoded by the coding sequence ATGATTGCCCGCACCCTCCTCAGCGCAGCCCTCGCCCTTTCGGGCATGTTCACGGCATCCGCCCACCAGGTGGATACCGTGGAACTCGAATTTCTCCGGACGGATGGAACATGGAAACTCGAAGGGCTGCTCGACATCGCCTACATGATGCCTGAATCGCGCGGTGTGGAAGGGGCACCGCCGATGTTCCGGGCCGATGTCATGGCCGCGCCGCCCGCCGCCCACAAGCGGATCACGGATACGGCCGAGGCAACGATGCGGAAGCTCCTAACCCTCAGCTACAACGAAAGGGAAATCCCATGGGAGATCCGCTTCCCGGATTTCGAAAAGGATCCGCTGGAGCTGCCGCCCGAAGAGGGTGGCTGGGCACTGATGAGGGCGGAGATCACCACTCCAGCCCTTCCCGGCCCGGGTCGGTTCGGCGCAGCTTGGCACGATGACCTCAACTCCGAGCTGATCGTCATCATCGAGGAAGGGGGCGATCTCAAGGGACTGTTTCCCATTTCATCGGGCATGTCGCAAACCCTGCTGACCGTCGAGGCCGGTGAGGGGGCGCAATCCTCCTCAACGCCCAGCCGAGGCAAACAGGCCGAAAACTGGATCTACAATGGTTTTGGCCACGTCATCGCCCACGACTTTTTCGGCGCGATTTCAAGCTTCCGGGTGCCGGAAGGACTCGATCACCTCCTTTTCATACTGGGCCTGTTTCTGCTGGCACCCCGCTGGAAACCGCTGATGGGGCAATCGCTCCTGTTCACCCTCGCGCACTCGATAACCCTGGCACTGGCGATATTCGGGTTCATCTCGCTCCCTTCGCGGGTGGTTGAAATCCTAATTGCAGCCAGCATCGCGTGGATCGGCATCGAAAACCTCATTCTCCGCGAATTGAAGGTTTCCCGGCTTTTCCTGGTCTTCGGGTTCGGTCTCCTGCACGGCATGGGCTTTGCCAGCATGCTGCGGGACAAGATAGGCAACCTCGGCGGAAGCCAGCTCGCACTCCCCCTGATCGGATTCAATGTCGGGGTGGAGCTCGCGCAGGTAACTGTGCTTGCCGTAGCCTTCCTGATCCTGTGGCCGCTGCGGAAATGGACTCGGCAAATCCAGCTAGGCGGATCGGTTTTCGTTGCGCTCGCAGGCATATTCTGGATGTTCGAACGGATTTTTGCCTGA
- a CDS encoding metallophosphoesterase — protein MKISRRFLIRLSPLLFWQGSAVRILAASGEPQLPFGKGHPELDSLAAGEWWKKKPQGKNPPPPMKVPRDEVVAFALYTADRGALKMTAQLYPLMPDEAREARLEFERDGKWVEAARAEVLFPGWSAHFRIDGWDDSKDVRYRVRHGQEAMFEGTVRKDPKDKAEIVVANMSCNSSRTTGLRPEIVGHLLHHDPDLLFFAGDQTYRHTEHTAGWIEFGLQFRDLMRDRPTICIPDDHDVGHPNLWGAGGKKSERPDGADGGYFYPPAYVNMVQRQQSWNLPDAVDPAPVDQGIGVYFTRLRVGGVDFAILEDRKFKSAPMGNIPKMGPRPDHINDPSYDPKSIDLPGLQLLGERQEKFLREWGQDWAGATMKAVISQTAFCGAVHMHGSRGGRLLADLDCNGWPQTPRKRALEEIRRCRAVHLCGDQHLAVVAKHGIDSFGDGPYSFTSPALVNTIYGRWWHPLDEKAGPNPMEGSPLPWTGDFRDGLGNMISMMAYANPTKVSDEKQRADGYGVVRFNKRADTVTFECWPRFSDAKAGAEGQFPGWPVTVSMEKNDGRKVAGYLPELVFEGADDPVVQVVSDESGEILYTVRARGGRLLPHVFAAGRYTVKTGRNKPDGQTLTGIPSSPDKPSEKKPIKIQ, from the coding sequence ATGAAAATTTCCAGGCGATTTCTCATCAGGCTTTCCCCGCTCCTCTTCTGGCAGGGTTCCGCGGTGCGCATCCTCGCAGCCAGCGGCGAACCCCAATTGCCATTCGGCAAGGGCCACCCCGAGCTCGATTCCCTTGCGGCAGGGGAGTGGTGGAAGAAAAAGCCGCAGGGGAAAAACCCGCCTCCGCCGATGAAGGTGCCGCGCGATGAGGTGGTTGCCTTCGCGCTCTACACGGCGGATCGCGGAGCGCTGAAGATGACCGCCCAGCTCTATCCGCTCATGCCGGATGAGGCGCGGGAGGCGAGGCTGGAGTTCGAGCGGGATGGGAAATGGGTGGAGGCCGCAAGGGCGGAAGTGCTTTTCCCGGGATGGAGCGCACACTTCCGCATCGATGGATGGGATGACAGCAAGGACGTGAGATACCGCGTCCGCCACGGCCAGGAAGCGATGTTCGAGGGCACCGTCCGCAAAGACCCCAAGGACAAGGCGGAGATCGTCGTCGCCAACATGTCGTGCAACTCCAGCCGCACCACCGGCCTGCGCCCGGAAATCGTCGGGCACCTTCTTCATCACGATCCCGACCTGCTCTTCTTCGCCGGCGACCAGACCTACCGCCACACCGAGCACACGGCGGGCTGGATCGAGTTCGGCCTTCAGTTCCGCGATCTCATGCGCGACCGACCTACGATCTGCATCCCGGACGACCACGACGTCGGCCACCCGAACCTGTGGGGGGCCGGTGGCAAAAAATCCGAGCGTCCCGACGGTGCGGACGGCGGATATTTCTACCCGCCCGCATACGTGAACATGGTGCAGCGCCAGCAATCATGGAACCTCCCCGATGCCGTCGATCCGGCTCCCGTGGACCAGGGTATCGGCGTCTATTTCACGAGGCTCCGCGTAGGTGGGGTCGATTTCGCGATCCTTGAGGACAGGAAATTCAAATCCGCACCCATGGGCAACATCCCGAAGATGGGGCCGCGCCCGGACCACATCAACGATCCCTCTTACGATCCGAAATCCATCGATCTCCCCGGACTCCAGCTGCTCGGGGAGCGTCAGGAAAAATTCCTCCGCGAGTGGGGGCAGGACTGGGCGGGAGCTACGATGAAAGCAGTAATTTCACAGACCGCGTTCTGCGGCGCCGTTCACATGCACGGATCGAGGGGCGGCCGCCTGCTCGCCGATCTCGATTGCAACGGCTGGCCGCAGACCCCGCGCAAACGCGCGCTTGAGGAAATCCGCCGCTGCCGCGCCGTCCATCTCTGCGGCGACCAGCATCTCGCGGTGGTCGCGAAACACGGCATCGACAGTTTCGGCGACGGCCCCTACTCCTTCACCAGCCCCGCCCTTGTGAACACGATCTACGGCCGCTGGTGGCACCCGCTTGATGAGAAGGCCGGCCCGAATCCGATGGAGGGCAGCCCGCTGCCGTGGACCGGGGACTTCAGGGATGGCCTCGGTAACATGATCTCCATGATGGCCTATGCGAATCCGACCAAGGTTTCGGATGAGAAACAGCGTGCCGATGGATACGGCGTGGTGCGTTTCAACAAGCGGGCGGACACCGTCACCTTCGAGTGCTGGCCGCGTTTCTCCGATGCGAAGGCCGGCGCGGAAGGCCAGTTCCCCGGCTGGCCGGTCACCGTTTCCATGGAGAAAAACGACGGGCGCAAGGTCGCTGGCTACCTGCCGGAGCTCGTCTTCGAAGGTGCCGATGATCCCGTGGTGCAGGTCGTCTCCGACGAAAGCGGGGAGATCCTCTACACCGTCCGCGCGCGCGGGGGGCGCTTGCTCCCGCATGTTTTCGCAGCGGGGAGATACACGGTGAAAACCGGCCGCAACAAACCGGATGGCCAAACCCTCACGGGTATCCCATCCTCTCCGGACAAGCCTTCGGAAAAGAAACCCATAAAGATCCAATAG
- a CDS encoding sulfatase: MRNQPILTALVAALFAGSALAAPGKPNVIVLYADDWRFDTLGCAGNPVVKTPNLDALAAKGVRFTQNCVTTAICGVSRATLFTGQWMSRHGNTAFNPFETPWNETYPGILRDNGYWTGHVGKWHNGKFPAKNFDFGRSYSGRHWMKQEDGTMIHVTQKNENDSLEFLRTRPKDKPFCLTVAFFATHAEDSNPKQFLPQPQSMSLYNDIDIPVPPNATQDSWERLPDFFDEKNEGRNRWHWRFDTPEKYQEMMKNYYRLASEVDATCGKIIAELKKEGIYDNTLVIFTTDNGYYHAEHGLADKWYPHQESIRVPLIIDDPRMPANARGTVDNNFTLSADLAPTILAFAGMEIPKGMQGRDISELYVSAVGAEGWRDEFFYEHATLKDKTFIPASEALVRKDWKYFYWPEHGVEQLFHITEDPREENDLAKDPAQKDRLAEMRSRFAELKQAAK; the protein is encoded by the coding sequence ATGAGAAACCAACCGATACTCACCGCACTCGTCGCCGCATTGTTCGCTGGAAGCGCGCTCGCCGCCCCCGGAAAACCCAATGTCATCGTCCTCTACGCGGACGATTGGCGCTTCGACACCCTCGGCTGTGCCGGTAACCCCGTCGTCAAGACCCCGAACCTCGATGCGCTCGCAGCCAAGGGCGTGCGTTTCACCCAGAACTGCGTCACCACCGCCATATGCGGGGTCAGCCGCGCCACCCTCTTCACCGGTCAGTGGATGTCGCGCCATGGCAACACCGCCTTCAATCCCTTCGAAACGCCGTGGAACGAAACCTACCCCGGCATCCTGCGCGACAACGGCTACTGGACCGGCCACGTCGGCAAGTGGCACAACGGCAAGTTCCCCGCGAAGAACTTCGACTTCGGCCGCTCTTACTCCGGCAGGCACTGGATGAAGCAGGAGGATGGCACCATGATCCACGTCACGCAGAAGAACGAGAACGACTCGCTCGAGTTCCTCCGCACCCGCCCCAAGGACAAGCCCTTCTGCCTCACCGTCGCCTTCTTCGCCACCCACGCCGAGGACTCCAACCCCAAGCAATTCCTCCCCCAGCCGCAGAGCATGTCGCTTTACAACGACATAGACATCCCCGTCCCACCCAACGCGACGCAGGATTCCTGGGAGCGCCTGCCCGATTTTTTCGACGAGAAAAACGAAGGCCGCAACCGCTGGCACTGGCGCTTCGACACCCCGGAGAAATACCAGGAGATGATGAAGAACTACTACCGCCTCGCTTCCGAGGTGGACGCCACCTGCGGGAAAATCATCGCCGAGCTCAAGAAGGAGGGCATCTATGACAACACCCTGGTGATTTTCACCACCGACAACGGCTACTACCACGCCGAGCACGGCCTCGCCGACAAATGGTATCCTCACCAGGAAAGCATCCGCGTGCCCCTCATCATCGACGATCCCCGCATGCCAGCCAATGCCCGCGGAACCGTGGACAACAATTTCACCCTCAGCGCCGATCTCGCACCCACCATCCTCGCCTTCGCGGGAATGGAGATCCCCAAGGGCATGCAGGGCCGCGACATCAGCGAGCTGTATGTCTCCGCGGTCGGCGCCGAGGGCTGGCGGGACGAGTTCTTCTATGAGCACGCCACGCTCAAGGACAAGACCTTCATCCCCGCCTCCGAGGCGCTTGTCAGGAAGGACTGGAAATACTTCTACTGGCCCGAGCACGGGGTTGAGCAGCTCTTCCACATCACGGAAGACCCCCGCGAAGAGAACGATCTTGCCAAGGATCCCGCCCAGAAAGATCGCCTTGCTGAAATGCGCAGCCGCTTCGCGGAGCTCAAGCAGGCGGCGAAATGA
- the ndk gene encoding nucleoside-diphosphate kinase, with product MATETTLILFKPDAVAKNLTGEVLARFQKEGFLVRGIKMMSLSDEILAEHYSHIADKPFFPSVRSFMQATPVIALALEGDEVITRVRDLLGPTDSMVAAPGTIRGDFGFKDADAKMRNVCHASDSPEAAAAEVKRFFKDGEIFSY from the coding sequence ATGGCTACCGAAACCACACTCATCCTCTTCAAGCCCGATGCCGTTGCGAAAAACCTCACCGGTGAGGTTCTCGCCCGTTTCCAGAAGGAGGGCTTCCTCGTGCGCGGCATCAAGATGATGTCCCTCAGCGACGAGATCCTCGCAGAGCACTACTCGCACATCGCCGACAAGCCGTTCTTCCCATCCGTCCGCAGCTTCATGCAGGCAACGCCCGTGATCGCCCTCGCCCTCGAAGGCGATGAGGTCATCACCCGCGTCCGCGACCTGCTCGGGCCGACCGATTCCATGGTCGCCGCCCCCGGCACGATCCGCGGCGATTTCGGCTTCAAGGACGCCGATGCGAAGATGCGCAACGTCTGCCACGCCTCCGACTCCCCGGAGGCCGCCGCCGCGGAGGTCAAGCGCTTCTTCAAGGACGGCGAGATCTTTTCCTACTGA